In Synechococcus sp. A18-25c, a single window of DNA contains:
- a CDS encoding nucleotide sugar dehydrogenase, with the protein MSAAPIRSICCIGAGYVGGPTMAVIADRCPDVQVTVVDINQTRIDAWNDSDLSKLPVYEPGLDAVVGRARGRNLHFSTSVDDAIAAADMVFISVNTPTKTKGLGAGQASDLRWVEACARQVAKSATGHTIVVEKSTLPVRTAEAVKAILSAAEQSTSGAQRSFAVLSNPEFLAEGTAIPDLESPDRVLIGGEHPDAIDALASVYGQWVPQERILRTNLWSSELSKLTANAFLAQRISSINSVGALCEATGADVREVAKAIGTDSRIGPKFLQAGPGFGGSCFQKDILNLVYLCRHFGLPDVADYWESVVTVNTWQQHRIARTVVQKLFGTVTGKRLAILGFAFKADTNDTREAPAIRIAQDLLEEGAQLAIHDPKVDSEQIARDLKLPASSAPDAESGPTRAALSGEGTWWPSDEIAAAVSGADAVLILTEWQQYRDLDWCQLAPLMRQPAWVFDARSVVKPADVLAAGLQLWRVGEGQP; encoded by the coding sequence ATGTCTGCTGCCCCTATCCGCTCCATCTGCTGCATCGGTGCTGGTTACGTGGGTGGCCCAACCATGGCGGTGATCGCTGACCGCTGTCCGGATGTGCAGGTGACGGTGGTTGACATCAACCAGACCCGCATCGACGCCTGGAATGACAGCGATCTCAGCAAGCTTCCGGTTTATGAACCTGGCTTGGATGCCGTGGTGGGACGCGCCAGGGGCCGCAATCTTCACTTCTCCACGTCGGTGGACGACGCTATCGCCGCGGCGGACATGGTGTTCATTTCCGTAAACACCCCTACCAAAACCAAGGGCCTGGGAGCTGGGCAGGCCAGTGATCTGCGCTGGGTGGAAGCCTGTGCGCGGCAAGTGGCCAAGTCGGCCACTGGTCACACCATTGTGGTGGAAAAGAGCACCCTGCCGGTGCGTACGGCCGAGGCGGTCAAAGCGATCCTGTCTGCCGCAGAACAGTCCACTAGCGGCGCTCAGCGCAGTTTTGCGGTCCTTTCCAACCCCGAATTCCTCGCGGAAGGCACCGCGATTCCTGATCTCGAATCACCGGATCGTGTGTTGATCGGGGGTGAGCACCCCGACGCCATCGATGCACTGGCTTCGGTGTATGGGCAATGGGTGCCCCAGGAGCGCATCCTGCGCACCAATCTCTGGAGCAGTGAGCTTTCCAAGCTCACGGCCAATGCCTTCCTGGCGCAACGAATCAGCTCGATCAACAGTGTGGGGGCCCTCTGTGAGGCCACCGGTGCCGACGTGCGCGAGGTGGCCAAAGCGATTGGCACCGACAGCCGCATCGGCCCCAAATTTCTGCAGGCTGGCCCTGGCTTTGGCGGCAGCTGCTTCCAGAAAGACATCCTCAATCTGGTTTATCTCTGCCGACATTTCGGTTTGCCAGATGTGGCCGACTACTGGGAATCGGTGGTGACGGTCAACACTTGGCAGCAGCACCGCATTGCGCGCACGGTGGTGCAGAAGCTGTTCGGAACGGTGACCGGCAAGCGATTGGCGATTCTCGGTTTCGCCTTCAAGGCCGACACCAACGACACGCGCGAAGCCCCGGCCATCCGGATTGCCCAGGATCTTCTCGAGGAAGGGGCACAGCTAGCAATCCATGATCCGAAGGTGGATTCCGAGCAGATCGCCCGTGATCTCAAGCTTCCGGCTAGTTCCGCTCCCGATGCTGAATCCGGTCCCACGCGAGCAGCTCTGAGTGGAGAAGGTACCTGGTGGCCTAGTGACGAGATCGCTGCGGCAGTGAGTGGTGCTGACGCGGTGCTGATCCTCACTGAATGGCAGCAGTATCGAGATCTCGACTGGTGTCAGTTGGCGCCTCTGATGCGTCAGCCCGCCTGGGTGTTTGATGCCCGTTCGGTGGTGAAGCCCGCTGACGTGCTGGCGGCTGGGTTGCAGCTCTGGCGCGTGGGTGAAGGCCAGCCATGA
- a CDS encoding NAD-dependent epimerase: MSADRTSITRPVLITGAAGFIGAALALRLLERGERVVGIDNLNTYYDPALKRARLARVEAAASPGAWRFDPLALEDGPALMALFAEEQPRVVVNLAAQAGVRYSLENPSAYIQSNLVGFGHILEGCRHHGVENLVYASSSSVYGGNRNLPFHERQPVNHPVSLYAASKKANELMAHTYSHLYGLPATGLRFFTVYGPWGRPDMAPMLFAKAILAGEPIKVFNHGKMQRDFTYIDDIVEGVLRCCDKPATANPAFDPLAPDPATAEASHRVFNIGNSQPTELLRFIEVMEQALGRDAVKDFQPMQPGDVVATAADTQALEDWVGFRPRTPIETGVDRFAHWYREFYAV, translated from the coding sequence ATGAGTGCTGATCGCACCTCTATAACCCGCCCCGTTTTGATCACAGGAGCCGCCGGTTTTATCGGTGCTGCTCTGGCGTTACGTCTGCTTGAACGCGGGGAGCGTGTTGTGGGGATCGACAACCTCAACACCTATTACGACCCTGCGCTCAAGCGAGCCCGGCTGGCCCGAGTGGAAGCGGCGGCTTCTCCTGGCGCCTGGCGTTTCGACCCATTGGCGTTGGAGGATGGTCCGGCACTGATGGCTCTGTTCGCTGAAGAGCAGCCCCGGGTGGTGGTGAATCTGGCCGCTCAGGCCGGGGTTCGCTACTCCCTCGAGAATCCGTCTGCCTACATCCAGAGCAACCTTGTTGGCTTCGGCCACATTCTCGAGGGCTGTCGCCACCACGGCGTGGAGAATCTGGTGTACGCCTCAAGCAGTTCGGTCTACGGGGGCAATCGGAATCTCCCCTTTCATGAGCGACAGCCGGTGAATCATCCGGTGAGCTTGTATGCCGCCAGCAAGAAGGCCAATGAGCTGATGGCCCACACCTACAGCCATCTCTATGGATTGCCGGCGACCGGTCTTCGTTTCTTCACGGTGTATGGCCCCTGGGGACGTCCGGATATGGCTCCCATGCTGTTTGCCAAAGCGATCCTGGCCGGTGAACCCATCAAGGTGTTTAACCACGGAAAGATGCAGCGTGATTTCACCTATATCGATGACATCGTCGAAGGGGTGCTGCGCTGTTGCGACAAGCCAGCAACGGCTAATCCAGCGTTCGATCCTCTGGCCCCCGATCCTGCAACGGCGGAGGCGTCCCACAGGGTGTTCAACATCGGCAACAGTCAGCCCACAGAGTTGCTGCGCTTCATTGAGGTGATGGAACAAGCGCTGGGACGCGATGCAGTGAAGGATTTTCAGCCCATGCAACCCGGCGATGTGGTGGCGACGGCTGCGGACACCCAGGCATTGGAGGATTGGGTCGGATTTAGGCCCAGAACCCCGATTGAAACCGGAGTGGATCGTTTCGCCCATTGGTACCGCGAGTTCTACGCGGTCTGA
- a CDS encoding photosystem II reaction center protein J: MSGKKSGLPDGRIPDRLPDGRPAVAWRSRWTEGTLPLWLVATAGGMAVIFVVGLFFYGSYTGVGSA; encoded by the coding sequence ATGAGTGGTAAGAAATCAGGTCTTCCTGACGGTCGCATCCCCGATCGTCTTCCCGATGGTCGACCGGCCGTTGCCTGGCGTTCCCGCTGGACCGAGGGAACTCTGCCTCTATGGCTGGTGGCTACAGCCGGTGGAATGGCAGTGATCTTTGTGGTGGGCCTGTTCTTCTACGGCTCTTACACCGGTGTGGGTTCCGCCTAA
- a CDS encoding photosystem II reaction center protein L yields MERNKNPNTLPVELNRTSLYLGLLFVFVTGILFSSYFFN; encoded by the coding sequence ATGGAGCGCAACAAAAACCCCAATACCCTGCCCGTTGAACTCAACAGAACCAGTCTCTATTTGGGTCTGCTGTTCGTATTCGTGACCGGCATTTTGTTCTCCAGCTACTTCTTCAACTGA
- the psbF gene encoding cytochrome b559 subunit beta, with protein MTQSPATSTPRNYPIFTVRWLAVHTLGVPTVFFLGALAAMQFIRR; from the coding sequence ATGACACAGTCTCCCGCCACGTCCACGCCGCGCAACTACCCGATCTTCACGGTGCGTTGGCTTGCAGTTCACACCCTGGGGGTTCCCACGGTGTTCTTCCTTGGCGCCCTGGCCGCCATGCAGTTCATCCGCCGCTGA
- the psbE gene encoding cytochrome b559 subunit alpha, with the protein MAAGSTGERPFFEIITSIRYWVIHAITLPSIFLAGFLFVSTGLAYDAFGTPRPDAYFQASESKAPVVSQRYEGKSDLDLRLK; encoded by the coding sequence ATGGCTGCCGGCTCCACCGGGGAACGCCCGTTTTTCGAGATCATCACCAGCATTCGCTATTGGGTGATCCACGCCATCACACTTCCCTCCATCTTCTTGGCCGGGTTCCTGTTTGTGTCGACGGGCCTTGCCTACGACGCATTTGGAACTCCTCGTCCTGACGCTTACTTCCAGGCCAGCGAAAGCAAAGCGCCTGTCGTCAGCCAGCGCTACGAAGGCAAGTCCGACCTTGACCTGCGCCTGAAATAA
- a CDS encoding photosynthesis system II assembly factor Ycf48 has protein sequence MKSLFKTLAQLVLVAFIGFGLSGCVTTRVPTATTSPWQVVDLNTEANPLDVAFTDANHGFLVGSNRLILETNDGGANWSERSLDLPDEENFRLISIAFDGDDGWIAGQPGLLMHTTDGGQNWTRLFLDTKLPGEPYLITALGPNSAELATNVGAVYRTSDGGGSWDAEVSDAAGAVRDLRRSADGSYVSVSSLGNFYATWDKGQDVWQVHQRVSSQRLQSIGYQPDGRLWMVARGAQIRLNDNASDNESWSKPIIPITNGYGYLDMAWSDDGVIWAGGGNGTLLVSRDGGDSWERDPESAQAPTNFTRFVFDDSANQRHAFLLGERGLMLRWSAIS, from the coding sequence ATGAAATCCCTTTTCAAAACTCTTGCTCAATTGGTCTTGGTGGCCTTCATCGGCTTCGGCTTGAGCGGCTGCGTCACGACGCGCGTCCCGACGGCCACCACCAGCCCGTGGCAAGTGGTGGACCTGAACACCGAGGCCAATCCCCTGGATGTGGCCTTTACTGACGCCAACCACGGCTTCCTGGTCGGCAGCAACCGTTTGATTCTGGAAACCAACGATGGCGGCGCCAACTGGAGTGAGCGCAGCCTCGATCTGCCTGATGAGGAGAACTTCCGCCTGATCAGCATTGCGTTCGACGGTGACGATGGCTGGATTGCCGGCCAACCGGGACTGCTGATGCACACCACCGACGGTGGACAGAACTGGACCCGCTTGTTCCTGGACACGAAGCTGCCCGGGGAGCCTTATCTGATCACCGCCCTCGGCCCCAACAGCGCCGAGCTCGCCACCAACGTGGGCGCCGTTTATCGCACCAGCGACGGAGGCGGCAGCTGGGACGCCGAGGTGAGTGATGCGGCAGGGGCCGTGCGCGACCTGCGTCGCAGCGCTGATGGCTCCTACGTGAGTGTGAGCAGCCTTGGCAACTTTTACGCCACCTGGGACAAAGGTCAGGACGTGTGGCAGGTGCACCAACGGGTCAGCAGCCAACGGCTGCAGAGCATTGGCTATCAACCGGATGGACGCCTCTGGATGGTGGCCCGCGGTGCACAGATCCGCCTGAACGACAACGCCAGCGACAACGAAAGCTGGAGCAAGCCAATCATCCCGATCACCAATGGTTACGGCTACCTCGACATGGCCTGGTCAGACGATGGCGTCATCTGGGCCGGCGGCGGCAATGGAACCCTGCTCGTCAGCCGCGATGGCGGTGACAGCTGGGAACGCGACCCCGAAAGCGCTCAAGCCCCGACCAATTTCACCCGCTTTGTCTTCGACGACAGCGCCAACCAACGCCACGCCTTTCTACTGGGCGAACGCGGCCTGATGTTGCGCTGGTCTGCCATCAGCTGA
- a CDS encoding rubredoxin, whose translation MAVDTSSSEGEAVTEDVPDEASDPRTHRFECRSCGYVYDPEEGVKKQNIPVGTAFEDLDTITFRCPVCRSKVGAFRDIGPRSKASGFEENLNFGLGVNRLTPGQKNVLIFGSLALGFAFFLSLYSLR comes from the coding sequence ATTGCCGTCGATACCAGCTCATCCGAGGGGGAAGCAGTCACCGAGGATGTCCCGGACGAGGCGAGCGACCCGCGGACCCACCGATTTGAGTGCCGGAGCTGCGGCTATGTGTATGACCCCGAGGAGGGGGTAAAAAAACAGAACATCCCTGTCGGCACGGCCTTCGAGGATCTGGACACGATCACCTTCCGATGCCCTGTGTGCCGCAGCAAGGTGGGCGCCTTCCGGGACATTGGCCCCCGCTCTAAGGCGAGCGGCTTCGAAGAGAATCTCAATTTCGGATTGGGCGTGAACCGTTTAACGCCGGGGCAGAAGAATGTGTTGATCTTCGGGAGCCTTGCCCTGGGCTTCGCCTTCTTTCTCTCCCTTTACTCCCTGCGCTAA
- a CDS encoding NAD(P)H-quinone oxidoreductase subunit 3, with product MFVLPGYDAFLGFLLIAGAVPVLALVTNKLLSPSSQLGERELTYESGMEPIGGAWIQFNIRYYMFALVFVIFDVETVFLYPWAVAFHRLGLLAFIEALVFITILVVALAYAWRKGALEWS from the coding sequence ATGTTTGTGCTACCGGGGTATGACGCTTTCCTCGGCTTTTTGCTGATTGCTGGAGCCGTGCCGGTGCTGGCATTGGTCACGAACAAGCTGCTGTCGCCCAGCAGCCAACTCGGAGAGAGGGAGCTCACATACGAATCCGGGATGGAACCAATTGGTGGCGCCTGGATTCAATTCAATATTCGCTATTACATGTTTGCTCTGGTCTTCGTCATCTTCGATGTGGAGACCGTCTTTCTCTATCCCTGGGCAGTGGCGTTTCACCGTCTCGGGTTGTTGGCCTTCATCGAGGCACTGGTGTTCATCACCATCCTTGTTGTCGCCTTGGCCTATGCCTGGCGCAAGGGCGCGCTGGAGTGGAGCTGA
- the nuoB gene encoding NADH-quinone oxidoreductase subunit NuoB: MAGDSPSIQALRDLREASCGPVAGAAEGAPTVTQDLSENVILTSLDDLHNWARLSSLWPLLYGTACCFIEFAALIGSRFDFDRFGLVPRSSPRQADLLIVAGTVTMKMAPALVRLYEQMPAPKYVIAMGACTITGGMFSADSTTAVRGVDKLIPVDLYLPGCPPRPEAIFDAVIKLRKKVGNESVADRRQLLQTHRYCTVEHAMTAVEPIVTGAYLNAETQIAALKPGAGLPMPALETAEAVTTPDPS, from the coding sequence ATGGCAGGTGATTCCCCTTCCATTCAGGCGTTGCGCGATCTGCGCGAAGCCAGTTGTGGACCAGTTGCTGGCGCTGCAGAAGGCGCCCCCACCGTCACGCAGGACCTTAGTGAGAATGTGATTCTCACCAGTCTTGACGACTTGCACAACTGGGCCAGGCTGAGCAGTCTTTGGCCTCTGCTGTATGGAACGGCGTGCTGCTTCATCGAGTTTGCTGCTCTGATCGGCTCCCGTTTCGATTTCGACCGTTTCGGCCTGGTTCCTCGAAGCTCGCCGCGTCAGGCAGACCTGCTCATCGTGGCCGGCACGGTGACAATGAAAATGGCCCCAGCGCTGGTGCGCCTTTACGAGCAGATGCCTGCTCCAAAATATGTGATTGCCATGGGCGCTTGCACCATCACCGGCGGCATGTTCAGCGCGGATTCAACCACCGCTGTTCGGGGGGTAGACAAATTGATCCCTGTAGACCTCTACCTTCCCGGGTGTCCTCCACGCCCGGAAGCCATCTTTGATGCTGTGATCAAGCTGCGCAAGAAGGTTGGCAATGAATCCGTTGCAGATCGTCGTCAGCTCCTCCAGACCCATCGTTATTGCACTGTCGAGCATGCGATGACGGCAGTCGAGCCGATTGTCACTGGTGCTTACCTCAATGCTGAAACGCAGATCGCTGCTCTGAAACCTGGAGCGGGTCTGCCCATGCCTGCGCTCGAAACCGCCGAAGCTGTCACCACCCCTGACCCGTCATGA
- a CDS encoding NAD(P)H-quinone oxidoreductase subunit J: MSATPDKPSKADSPVVTAPQPGPVSQWLTQQGFEHEVLEPDHLNIEQIGVESLFLPVIAAALKSHGFDYLQCQGGYDEGPGARLVSFYHLVAMAEVADGHSDAVREVRLKVFLSREGQPSVPTLYGLFRGADWQERETFDMYGVNFEGHPHPKRLLMPEDWTGWPLRKDYVQPDFYEMQDAY; the protein is encoded by the coding sequence ATGAGTGCCACTCCCGATAAGCCGTCAAAAGCTGACTCACCTGTTGTCACGGCCCCTCAACCTGGTCCCGTGAGTCAGTGGTTGACCCAGCAGGGCTTCGAGCATGAGGTGCTCGAGCCTGATCATCTCAACATCGAGCAGATCGGCGTTGAATCCCTTTTCTTGCCTGTGATTGCGGCCGCGCTAAAGAGTCACGGCTTTGATTATTTGCAGTGTCAAGGGGGCTACGACGAAGGGCCAGGTGCACGTCTCGTCAGCTTTTATCATTTGGTCGCCATGGCTGAAGTGGCCGACGGTCATTCCGATGCCGTTCGCGAAGTTCGCTTGAAAGTGTTTCTTTCCCGTGAAGGCCAGCCCAGCGTGCCAACGCTGTATGGGTTGTTCCGTGGTGCGGACTGGCAGGAGCGTGAAACCTTCGACATGTACGGGGTCAATTTTGAGGGTCACCCCCACCCCAAGCGTCTGCTCATGCCTGAGGATTGGACCGGCTGGCCGCTTCGCAAGGATTATGTGCAGCCTGATTTCTACGAAATGCAAGACGCCTATTGA
- the yvcK gene encoding gluconeogenesis factor YvcK family protein — MQAQRQRDLMMRSRRAMRWLQPGLVVKRWLLTSGIGLVLALLGAAVWADLQPIYWTLWAIQEALSWITRVLPRGITGPLVLVIGIGLLLWGQGRSFGSIQQALAPEKDTVLVDALRAKSRLNRGPNIVAIGGGTGLSTLLSGLKRYSSHITAIVTVADDGGSSGVLRRELGVQPPGDIRNCIAALSTEEPLLTRLFQYRFSSGGGLEGHSFGNLFLSALTAITGSMETAITASSRVLAVQGQVVPATNVDVKLWAELEDGRRIEGESSIGKAPSPIVRLGCIPERPPALPRALEAIANADLILLGPGSLYTSLLPNLLVPELVTAIQRSRAPRLYICNLMTQPGETDGLDVSGHLRAIEAQLASLGISQRLFDSVLAQEPIGDSPLISHYRSRGAEPVRCDRRSLQGEGYDVMEAPLQGSRPTATLRHDPRSLALAVMRFYRRHKKEPASSVGSHVMH, encoded by the coding sequence ATGCAGGCACAGCGGCAGCGCGATCTGATGATGCGCTCGCGGCGAGCCATGCGTTGGCTGCAGCCCGGTCTGGTGGTGAAACGCTGGCTGCTCACATCCGGCATCGGCCTTGTGCTCGCCCTTCTCGGCGCAGCCGTTTGGGCCGACCTGCAGCCGATCTACTGGACTTTGTGGGCGATCCAAGAAGCCTTGAGCTGGATCACCCGGGTGCTGCCGCGTGGGATCACCGGCCCTCTGGTGCTGGTGATCGGCATCGGGCTCTTGCTATGGGGCCAGGGCCGGAGCTTTGGCTCGATCCAGCAGGCCCTGGCTCCGGAGAAAGACACCGTTCTGGTGGATGCCCTGCGAGCCAAAAGCCGTCTGAACCGAGGGCCGAACATCGTTGCCATCGGCGGCGGCACCGGACTCTCGACCCTGCTGAGCGGCCTGAAGCGTTACAGCAGCCACATCACAGCCATCGTCACGGTGGCGGATGACGGCGGCAGCAGTGGCGTGCTGCGGCGGGAACTGGGCGTGCAGCCACCGGGCGACATCCGCAATTGCATTGCTGCACTGTCAACCGAAGAACCGCTGCTCACCCGCCTGTTTCAGTACCGCTTTTCATCAGGCGGAGGCCTAGAGGGACACAGTTTCGGCAATCTGTTTCTCTCGGCGCTCACGGCCATTACGGGGAGCATGGAAACGGCAATCACGGCCTCCAGCCGAGTGCTTGCCGTTCAGGGACAGGTGGTGCCAGCCACCAATGTGGACGTGAAGCTCTGGGCGGAGCTGGAGGACGGCCGTCGCATTGAAGGGGAATCCTCCATCGGCAAGGCGCCGAGCCCGATCGTGCGCCTGGGCTGCATTCCAGAACGCCCGCCGGCACTGCCAAGAGCACTGGAAGCGATTGCCAATGCTGATTTGATTCTCCTCGGCCCGGGCAGTCTTTACACCTCGCTGCTGCCCAACCTTCTCGTGCCTGAACTGGTGACGGCCATTCAACGCAGCCGCGCACCACGCCTTTACATCTGCAACCTGATGACCCAGCCCGGTGAAACCGATGGGCTCGATGTGAGCGGGCATCTGCGAGCGATCGAAGCCCAGCTCGCATCGCTTGGCATCAGCCAGCGCCTGTTTGATTCCGTGCTGGCCCAGGAACCGATCGGCGACTCTCCATTGATCAGCCACTACCGCTCCCGTGGGGCTGAACCAGTCCGTTGTGACCGACGTTCACTGCAAGGCGAGGGATACGACGTGATGGAAGCCCCCTTGCAGGGCAGCAGGCCCACAGCCACATTGCGACACGATCCTCGCAGCCTGGCCCTGGCCGTCATGCGCTTCTATCGCAGACACAAAAAAGAGCCGGCTTCATCAGTCGGCTCACATGTGATGCACTAG
- a CDS encoding ABC transporter ATP-binding protein — protein sequence MQWGPKPVLDKVSLTMQPGERIAVVGPSGAGKSTVLRLLAGLQLPNAGELRLFGEPQTYLRLDQRRPPDVRLVFQNPALLASLTVEENVGFLLMRLGRFKPQQIRERVLQCLEAVGLNDVADKYPGQLSGGMQKRVSFARALIDDPDREEGAMPLLLYDEPTAGLDPVASTRIEDLIVKTTTVARGCSVVVSHVRSTIERSAERIVMLYGGRFQWDGTVEEYRVTDNPYVVQFRTGNLRGPMQPSDH from the coding sequence ATGCAGTGGGGTCCGAAGCCTGTACTCGACAAAGTGTCCCTGACGATGCAACCGGGAGAGCGCATCGCGGTTGTTGGGCCCTCCGGTGCCGGCAAGTCCACGGTTTTGCGCCTGCTGGCGGGGTTGCAGCTCCCCAATGCGGGGGAACTGCGGTTGTTTGGGGAGCCGCAGACTTATCTGCGCCTGGACCAGCGTCGCCCGCCGGATGTGCGCCTCGTGTTTCAGAACCCCGCCCTACTCGCCTCACTCACGGTGGAGGAGAACGTTGGCTTCTTGCTGATGCGCTTGGGCAGGTTCAAGCCGCAGCAGATCCGCGAGCGTGTTCTGCAATGTCTGGAAGCTGTTGGTTTGAACGATGTGGCGGATAAGTACCCCGGTCAGCTCAGCGGCGGCATGCAAAAGCGCGTCAGTTTTGCAAGAGCTTTGATTGATGACCCCGACCGGGAGGAAGGGGCGATGCCATTGCTGCTCTATGACGAGCCCACCGCTGGCCTTGATCCCGTGGCATCCACCAGGATTGAAGATCTGATCGTGAAGACCACCACGGTGGCGCGGGGCTGCTCTGTGGTGGTGAGTCATGTGCGAAGCACCATCGAGCGTTCAGCGGAGCGGATTGTGATGCTGTACGGCGGCCGTTTCCAGTGGGACGGAACGGTTGAGGAATACCGCGTCACCGATAACCCCTATGTCGTTCAGTTCAGGACGGGTAACCTGCGCGGACCGATGCAACCCTCCGACCACTGA
- a CDS encoding MlaD family protein, translated as MRRSVREAIVGFSIVGAIAGFAGTMLWLRGVRLGSETWTVTADFQNAGGLAARSPVTFRGIMVGTVRSIQVTPMAVRAILEINDESLQLPLPVKAAVSSASLLGGDSQVELVTTGVPLPKGAPGPKSRRCKGSEILCDGATIRGESAASLATITATLEQLLSEAQNANLIPALVESTKQFGITSQDASTFLNTADEAAGNVDALVQELREELARAQPTVDNLNRATAEAAAAAANINALAEAFNNPQTVGDLKQTVTNARDLTARLDSVSGDIEQLTDDQRFMTGLRNVMIGLGAFFEEVYPAKTGPAN; from the coding sequence ATGCGCCGTAGTGTCCGCGAAGCCATCGTTGGGTTCTCGATCGTTGGAGCGATCGCTGGGTTTGCCGGCACGATGCTGTGGTTAAGAGGCGTTCGGCTCGGCTCTGAAACCTGGACTGTGACGGCTGACTTTCAGAACGCCGGCGGGTTAGCGGCACGATCTCCAGTGACGTTCCGGGGAATCATGGTGGGAACAGTGCGCTCGATTCAGGTCACGCCAATGGCGGTGCGCGCCATTTTGGAAATCAATGATGAATCCCTGCAGCTTCCCCTTCCCGTCAAGGCTGCGGTGTCGTCCGCTTCCTTGCTGGGCGGCGACTCTCAGGTGGAACTCGTGACGACGGGTGTCCCTTTACCCAAAGGGGCACCAGGGCCGAAGTCACGTCGTTGCAAGGGCAGTGAAATCCTCTGCGATGGAGCGACCATTCGCGGTGAATCCGCTGCGAGTCTCGCCACGATCACCGCCACCCTGGAACAGCTGTTGAGTGAGGCGCAAAACGCCAACCTGATTCCTGCGTTGGTGGAATCCACCAAGCAGTTCGGCATTACCAGCCAAGATGCCTCCACGTTCTTGAACACCGCCGATGAGGCGGCTGGGAATGTTGATGCGCTGGTACAGGAGCTGCGCGAAGAATTGGCTCGGGCCCAACCCACGGTTGACAATCTCAACCGCGCTACGGCTGAGGCTGCCGCCGCCGCTGCCAATATCAACGCGCTGGCTGAAGCGTTCAACAATCCTCAGACCGTCGGCGACCTCAAGCAAACGGTGACCAATGCCCGTGATCTCACCGCTCGGCTGGATTCCGTCAGCGGTGACATCGAGCAACTCACCGACGATCAGCGCTTCATGACGGGTCTGCGCAACGTGATGATTGGTTTGGGGGCCTTCTTTGAGGAGGTCTATCCCGCGAAGACCGGACCAGCGAATTAG